A stretch of the Pleurodeles waltl isolate 20211129_DDA chromosome 2_1, aPleWal1.hap1.20221129, whole genome shotgun sequence genome encodes the following:
- the POU3F4 gene encoding POU domain, class 3, transcription factor 4 → MATAASNPYSILTSSSLVHGDSAGMQQGSPFRNPQKLLQSDYLQSVPSNGHPLGHHWVTSLGDGNPWSTALSGGSLDQQDVKPGREDLQLGAIIHHRSPHVSHHSPHTNHQNAWGASPAHNTSQPLNVYSQSGFSVSGMLDHGGLTPPPPSLSTQTLHPVLRDSDHGDMGSHHCQDHSDEETPTSDELEQFAKQFKQRRIKLGFTQADVGLALGTLYGNVFSQTTICRFEALQLSFKNMCKLKPLLNKWLEEADSSTGSPTSIDKIAAQGRKRKKRTSIEVSVKGVLETHFLKCPKPAAQEISSLADSLQLEKEVVRVWFCNRRQKEKRMTPPGDQQQHEVYSHSVKTDTTCHDL, encoded by the coding sequence ATGGCCACCGCCGCCTCCAACCCCTACAGCATCCTCACCTCCAGTTCCCTAGTCCACGGAGACTCGGCGGGCATGCAGCAGGGCAGCCCCTTCCGGAACCCCCAGAAACTTctacaaagtgactacctgcagagcGTGCCCAGCAACGGGCACCCACTGGGGCACCACTGGGTGACCAGCCTGGGCGACGGCAACCCGTGGTCCACAGCCCTGTCCGGTGGCTCCCTGGACCAGCAGGACGTGAAGCCGGGCCGCGAGGACCTGCAGCTGGGAGCCATCATCCACCACCGCTCGCCCCATGTCAGCCACCACTCGCCGCACACCAACCACCAGAACGCGTGGGGCGCCAGCCCGGCGCACAACACCTCGCAGCCGCTCAATGTCTACTCGCAGTCCGGCTTCAGCGTCAGCGGCATGCTGGACCATGGGGGGCTGACGCCGCCACCGCCCTCCCTCAGCACCCAGACCCTGCACCCGGTGCTGAGAGACTCCGACCACGGCGACATGGGctcccaccactgccaggaccACTCGGACGAGGAGACGCCCACCTCGGACGAGCTCGAACAGTTCGCCAAGCAGTTCAAGCAGCGGCGGATCAAGCTGGGCTTCACGCAGGCGGACGTGGGCCTGGCGCTCGGGACCCTGTACGGAAACGTCTTCTCGCAGACCACCATCTGCAGGTTCGAGGCGCTACAGCTCagcttcaagaacatgtgcaagctGAAGCCTCTCCTGAACAAGTGGCTGGAGGAGGCCGACTCGTCCACAGGGAGCCCGACCAGCATCGACAAGATCGCGGCGCaaggcaggaagaggaagaagcgGACGTCCATCGAGGTGAGCGTCAAGGGGGTCCTGGAGACCCACTTCCTCAAGTGCCCCAAGCCGGCCGCCCAGGAGATCTCGTCGCTGGCGGACAGCCTGCAGCTGGAGAAGGAGGTGGTGCGGGTGTGGTTCTGTAACCGGAGACAGAAGGAGAAGCGGATGACTCCGCCGGGGGACCAGCAGCAGCACGAAGTGTACTCCCACAGCGTGAAAACGGACACCACCTGTCACGACCTCTGA